A single region of the Amphiura filiformis chromosome 7, Afil_fr2py, whole genome shotgun sequence genome encodes:
- the LOC140157309 gene encoding uncharacterized protein, protein MERRRLKPFTCIYCKSNFHSLEKLKSHVNRHMIKYDRAHQKKKFMMDDDNLQRHTQKDKMIKSQSKRFFFTEVDALNTIGTKTEEKPFQCGVCQRTFDRRYHLSMHIRTHTNEENLYQCEYCQKCFKRYHTLKIHIRTHTKEKPYQCDHCQKCFATCLNLNRHVRSHTKEKPYQCDHCEKCFAASSELNRHVRSHTKEKPYQCDYCEKCFARCSNLNRHVRTHSKEKPHKCEYCQKCFAIPNGLKIHIRRHTKEKPYQCQYCQKGFADPSGLRNHISVHTKEKPYQCDQCMKCFAAQRYLSQHVRTHSKEKPYKCEYCQKCFAIRLNLNRHVRSHTKKPYQCDHCEKCFAASSDLNRHVRSHTKEKPYQCDHCEKCFARRSNLSRHHIRTHSKEKPYKCEYCQKCFKTKGVLKKHIGTHTKESHISVSIVGKVYKSL, encoded by the coding sequence ATGGAAAGGAGACGTTTAAAACCATTTACTTGTATATACTGTAAAAGTAATTTCCATTCTTTGGAAAAATTAAAATCTCATGTGAACAGACACATGATCAAATATGACCGGGCGCATCAAAAGAAAAAATTCATGATGGATGATGATAATCTTCAAAGACATACACAAAAGGACAAGATGATAAAATCGCAAtctaaaagattttttttcacaGAAGTTGATGCTCTAAATACAATCGGGACTAAAACtgaagagaaaccctttcaatgTGGGGTTTGTCAGAGAACCTTTGATCGTAGATATCATTTGTCAATgcacattagaactcacaccaatGAAGAGAATctttatcagtgtgagtattgtcagaaatgctttaaaaGATACCATACTCTAAAAATCCACATaagaacacacaccaaagagaaaccatatcagtgtgatcattgtcagaaatgctttgcaacTTGCCTTAATCTTAATAGACATGTCAGATctcatacaaaagagaaaccatatcagtgtgatcaTTGTGAGAAATGCTTTGCAGCTTCCAGTGAGCTTAATAGACATGTCAgatctcataccaaagagaaaccatatcagtgtgattaTTGTGAGAAATGCTTTGCAAGATGCAGTAATCTTAATAGACATGTCAGAACTCACTCCAAAGAGAAACCCCATaaatgtgagtattgtcagaaatgctttgcaattCCTAATGGTCTCAAAATCCACATTAGAAGACACACCAAAGAAAAGCCATATCAGTGCCAATATTGTCAGAAAGGCTTTGCTGATCCTAGTGGTCTTAGAAACCACATCAGTGTgcatacaaaagagaaaccatatcagtgtgatcaATGTATGAAATGCTTTGCAGCACAACGTTATCTTTCTCAACATGTCAGAACTCactccaaagagaaaccttataagtgtgaatattgtcagaaatgctttgcaattCGCCTAAATCTTAATAGACATGTCAGATCTCATAcaaagaaaccatatcagtgtgatcaTTGTGAGAAATGCTTTGCAGCTTCCAGTGATCTTAATAGACATGTCAGATctcatacaaaagagaaaccatatcagtgtgatcaTTGTGAGAAATGCTTTGCAAGACGCAGTAATCTTTCTAGACATCACATCAGAACTCactccaaagagaaaccctataaatgtgagtattgtcagaaatgcttcaaAACAAAAGGTGTTCTAAAAAAACACATTGGAACACACACCAAAGAGAGCCATATTAGTGTCAGTATTGTGGGAAAGGTTTATAAATCTTTGTAA